The Setaria viridis chromosome 9, Setaria_viridis_v4.0, whole genome shotgun sequence sequence AATCCCATGCTTTTGGCTAGGGCGTAATGAGTAGCGACAAAGGACATGGCCCATTGTCGCCATGGTATTTAACTGCAGTGCCACTGGTGTTCTCCTAGTTGCTTTGTAGTAGTAGAAAGGAAGAGGTAGCTGTGTGGTGTTTGCTTTATTTATGAATGAATACCCCATTACAGGTAGCTTTGCAATGCACCTACATGTTGTTACCGGTATTTGTTCAGGTATATGGCTAGAAATGTACAGTTTTCTGCTTGTGTTCAATACAGCCTGTGTTGCTCTGAACATGTGATTGTGCTCAAATTGACATCACATACAGAGGCCTGTTGTAGTAGACCATTGTGTTGCAACGTGCGCCCAGCTTGAGGTCGCAGCACCAGCATGGAACAGAGATAGCTGCTGCTATGGCCGTGCGCCCGTGCCTGTGTGTAGCTTGCAAGTGACCTTCAGGTTCAGCTGTACATGTTTTGCTTGTATCCGACCGATACAGCCTGTTGTACCCTGGCCAGTACAGGCCGAATTAGTCCAGCGTAATGAGACcaaatatgaatatattttattgttattttaaaaattaacattaactagttcaacattttgaccgaactagttcaacatcttcataTCAAATGTTGAACCAGTTTATCTAGAATGTTGAATTAGCGTTCATGGATTGTTGaatcaaaattttaaaatgtTGGAAGCTAACAAACGTACATGGGCCGCATGTTGGGTTTAAAGATGCACACGCTAGCTACCTTTCTAGACAGCTGGTTGGCCCTGCTTCTCCACGCTTACATCATCAAGTGCGCCAAGTCCATGGAACCACCCCGCCGTCATCAGCAGCCTCCATCAAAACATTCATCTCTAAATTTGAATCAAAGCGATCTTCAACCATTTCTTTTTAAAAGTACTCTTAGTGATAAAATAGTATTTGTTGAGAAGGACAAGCAGCACATTTGACAATCACCCTCAATTGTCTTACTGTCAAATAGAGAATAGAGTTGATTGTTAGGATGTACATTAATACATAACTGTTTTACATATTGTAACAACTAGCACACAAATCTAAGAGCAAGAACCATAGCCATAGCATCAAGCCTTAACAACAGCCGTAAGACTTGAAGAATAGTGAAATTAGCTAGTATTTACTAAGGGTTGACACTTGAACCAGATAACAAATTTCACTGTTGTTCAAGGCTAGCTGACTAATTTCTTAAGATTGCACCCTAGCTAGTTAGAAGAGAATTGGTTCATGGAGCAGCATGTGTAtccatttttttaattattttgaaTCCGTGTATCCATCAATGTTCTTGTACGTTGTCTCCATCGTTTGTGCAAGGTTAATCACACGAATAAGCAGTGTAGATGGTATTGAGGTCAAATAGTATTTAGACGCTCCTCTAAAGAAGGAATGCATTTGTTATCTCTCACACGTATTTCAATAACAAACCCTTGCATACTTCATTGATCTGCTAAAAACAGATTAAAGCATGGTAAGAAAAAATGCAATGTAATTTCTTTTTAAGTGTTTTGTCACAATAAGTAAACACTTTTCTTTCTAAGGTTTTGTTCTAGAGTCAACGTAATGAAATTTGCTAGATGAGGAATACGGCATAACTAAATCTGTTATGAGAAAGCAGTGGACTTACTTGATTTACATTTTTCAACTCTGTCTttggatttttttaataaaatttgaaGCCATATCAATCAATTATATTTGGTTATGCATGCAAGATTTTTTAGCACCTATAATCTGCAAAACTGCTCCACATTACTATGGCAGTTTATCTGATCACAATTTAGATAATGAACTAGCAAACATATATGGTAGAAAACCTTTAATATTGGCAATTATTTCAGTTAATATTATAGTTCTTAACTTCATCACACAAATAAGCTAGTTGAGTAAGATAGAACCACAAATAGATTTATTTGAACACAAAATTAAACAAATGCATGCAAGGAAATAAAATTTATGAAAAATGCAAAGTGACTAAGGAGAGTTGAACGCTACAATATCTCTGATGGTATCAACATTTCTCCTTTGCTGTGTCTTCTGGAACTGCATTCTCGATTTCAACCATTGTACTGGAGATAAAGTGGGCATAGTCCTCTGACTAATCATTTGGTAAGATATGAAACGTAGCAGAAGATATGATGGTGTAATACACATTGAGATATCAAATATTAGTCAAAGCATTCTAGACGGCTCGTAAAATGATACACTATCACATGTTGCTTTCACAAAGTCTTTCTGCTAGTAAGTTAAACTTTAAGAGTTTTGGCAAGTTTAATATTATCGCCACTTCACTGATGGACGCTGGACAATATAAAATCACAGACATTTGTCACGTGCAATTTTTAGCCCACGCAGATAATTCATTATGCGCGCTGGCTCGAAATTGCACCGGCTCGTGCAAGCTCAAGTTTGACTAAAGTTTGAGCCAGCAAGGATAATCCGTTATTCTAACTTGTGAATAAACGTGGCCCTCTAggtctaattttttttattttcatttacaAATTCCTATTCTAACTATCCTTGCCGACAGAGTAGCACCGATTCGAATAATGCATTATCCTTGTCGGTGTCATTTCCCACCGGCAGGCATAATCCCAATCATCCCGATTCGCATCAGCTTCATGGTGCCGGTCAGATCACCGGCACCCTGGTACGAATGAGGTTTTCGCGCCGGCACGGATAAGGTGATATGGTAGTATCAGAATACAGGTTACCTATTAAGATGTTATTAGTCCTAAATTAGGGGAAGAGAATATGCAAAGGGGATGCACACTATGTTGATGCCATGGAGACATCTAGTATTTCTGCCCGCACAAATTGTATATTCACCAAGCATACATATGACTGACAATTTAATTTAATTGTGAATCAAGCAAGTGAGAATTTATCACCAGGTCTGGTTATTGTTCAAGTTTTATAGCTTCTTGAAGCTAAGGATCTAACAACAGCTTGTATTAGATTAGACACATGAGCTCTATCGTTTGTGATCGAGGCTATTGTAGTTCTTGGCCGTTATACTGTTAATTGCTTATTAGAAGCACGTGGGGAGGGTGCGTTACCACAAGATATGTAGTGCCGCTCTTGCCTTAACAACCTGAATTGTAGGGAGATGTCGTGGAAGCTTTCATTGTTAAACTCCACTGTGCTAAATTTTTCCAGTGATGCGTGGATTTCTTCTTGAAAGTGGTAAGAGATTCCGAGACGCTGAACTGCTGAGGTGCATCGATCAGCTTCATTTCGCATGGCTGATCACGCCGCGTGCTTCACGCGTGCCGACTAACATCTTTCTTGCTTCGTTAACTAATTAAGTACATCACGCCTTTCAATCATCTACTCCATTGCTTTCTGTATTGATTAATTTGGAATCAAGAGACTGAGATCATTAGTGCCGTCGAGTATAGATTGCGACAGCGGCTTGCTAGTTACCTTATagactactccctctgttccaattataagtcatttcaattttttagaGAGTTAAAGCATAGtatgaccaaatttatacaataaaatactaatataTATGATActaaataagtaccattagtttcgtCGTTAAacatattttcatagtatatctattcggtactACAAACCTTTataatcctctctataattttgatcaaatataaaatggtttgactcttcaagaaaattggattggaacggagggagtagaaaagaATGTCCGTGGAAGGGAATAGTCTACGTGGCCCGGGGTAATCTTTCAATTCCTTCATCGGGTGGGAGATTAAGCAAAGGAAAGTCAAGCCAATCGCTGCCGGCTCACACTCGTGCTAGCAGCAGCTACCATTTTGCAATCAATTCAAAGGCGAATTCTTTCTCCGTATTGTAAAATATCTGATGCCTATCCCTTGTCAAGCTACCAACTGCTACTTGTAAGCTACGTACTACTCACAAATGCATACTCAGCGCCCGTAGACCAAACCCTTCATCTAAGAATCCCATATCTGCAACCCGCCCTTTTAATTCTATGATGCGGAGTGATTTTCTTCTATTTAATAATGTGAAGAAAGCTTGAACCGTTCATAGTTGAATGCAGATTATCTATAATATTAGAGTAGGGAGCCCCGAACTGCCACTAGTAGCAGTTACCTACAAGGAAAGGAAACGATAAATCTACTATCTCAGAGCGGCAGCAAATTAAGCTACTGCGGAACTAGAACATTTCGTTGATTGATAGGCCGCTTAGGAAGCAGGCAAGCAAACCAAGGTTTGGAAGTTAGAACTAGGAAAGATTATCGTGTGACGACTTTTGAAGTCTTTGGGTAGGACATCAAGCTAAGATCTTATGATGAGCCTCGCGCATACGAGGTTTACTGCTGCACCAAGGCTTTGTCCCCTCTGCCGAAACATGAATAGAGAAAGCTCTGAGTGTAGTTTTAGCCTCTTAGGAACGAACCTAGGGTTGCTCTCGCAAAAAGAAGAGGAGGCTAGTGACTCTAGCCTTGGCCGACGGAATCACGGAACTAATGAAGCTCTTTCCCGATCTTGAGCTAGAATCCCAGTCGTTggttaatatttttttttttgccgtggAGTAGTATAGTACCTTGGGATCTTAAAGGTATGCTGTTTTTAGCATATAGTAGCGTCTACAAAAACAACATTGGATCACTTTTCCCTCCGTCAAAAGAAAAGCAATATCTTTCTATTTACGAAAATCTTCGATGTGGTGAAAACCGAAAATTACTTTATTTTTAAACTAAGTATTGCTTGCCATAACGTCATACAGTATGTTTAAGCTCACTATACGCCAAACACTCCCGTACAGGATCCTAATCGTGGAGAGGGGTATCAGTATTGTTCTGTCGGGTAGCGCCCCACCACCTATAAAAGACGACACGCGCACAGCTACTGCAACCCAAGAACGTTATTAGCTCCCCTGTCCTTACGCTAGCAGAGATTGGCCTCTCGACGACGTCAGGATGACTAGCCAAGAACAACCTGCCACCCTCGGCCGGGGAGACGCCGGCAGcacgaaggcggcggcgcactTCGTGTTCGTCCCGCTTAACGAGCAAGGCCACCTGATCCCGGCCGTCGACACCGCGCTGCTGCTGGCCACCCACGGCGCGCTCTGCACCATCGTCGCGCCCCCGTCCACGGCTGCGCGGGTGCGCCACACCGTCGACGCCGCCCGGCACTCCGGGCTGCCGGTCCGGCTCGTCGAGTTCCCCCTCGACTACGCCGCGGCCGGCCTGCCGGAGGGGGCGGACCACGCCGACCGCATCGAGCCAAGGTACATGATGAGCTACTACCGCGCCGTGGCGCTCCTTCGCGCGCCCATCGAGCGCTACCTCCGCGCGCGTGCGCCGTACCCGACCTGCGTCGTCTCCGACTTCTTCAACCCCTGGACCacggagctcgccgccggcctcggcgtCCCCCGGCTCAGCTTCTTCTGCATGTGCGCTTTCTCCATCCTCTGCCAGCACAACCTCGAGAGGTTCCACGCGTTCGCCGGCGTGGAGGACAGCAACGAGCCGGTCGTCGTGCCGGGCCTGGAGACGAGGAGGGTCGTGGTGACGAGGGCGCAGGCGCCGGGCTTCCTCCGGGGCATCCCGATCCCGGAGTGGGAGGTGCTGGCGGACTACATTGAGCGCGCGCGGGCCGAGGCCGACGGCGTCATCTTCAACACGTTCCTGGAGCTGGAGCCGGAGTACGCCGCCGGctacgcggcggcgagggggatgAAGGTCTGGACAGTCGGCCCGGTGTCGCTGTACCACCAgcaggccggcgccgccgctacGCTAGCGTCGAGGGGGAAGGGGAACAACGACACccccgccgtcgacgccgcggGGTGCCTCCGGTGGCTCGACGGCAGGGACCCCGGCTCCGTCCTGTACGTCTGCTTCGGGAGCATCGCGCAGCCGGAGCCGAAGCAGGTCGTCGAGCTCGGCCTCGGGCTGGAGGCGTCGGGGCACCCGTTCGTCTGGGTGGTCAGGAACGCCGGCGGGTACGACGAGGCGGTGCGCGGCTTCCTGGACGAGCTCGAGGCGCGCGTCGCCGGGCGCGGCCTGATCGTGAGGGGGTGGGCGCCCCAGTTGGCGATCCTGTCCcacgccgcggcgggcggcttcgtgacgcactgcgggtggaactcgatGCTGGAGGCGATCGTGGCCGGGCTGCCGGTGGTGACGTGGCCGCACTTCGCGGACCAGTTCCTGAACGAGAAGATGGCCGTGGAGGTGCTCGGGATCGGGGTCAGCGTCGGGGTGAAGGAGCCCTTGACCTACCAGGCCGTGAAGAAGGAGATAGTGGTTGGGCGGGACGTGGTGGAGGCGGCCGTGAGGAGCGTTatgggcggcggggaggaggcggagcggaggcggcggcgggtgcgcgcGCTCGCCGCGAAGGCGAGGGCGGCCGTGCAGGAGGGCGGGTCGTCGCACGCCAACCTGCTGGACCTGGTCAAGCGTTTCGAGCCGCGTGACAACTGACAACTTTTAGCGCGGCCCGCTTGGTTAACGCCTTAACGGTCCGGGGTTGCGTGTGCCAGCATCAGATAAATATCTCACTTGTACAATTGTTGGTGTCAGTAAATTAAATCTGAAATGTTTGCCTCTGTTCCATTATTTCGCGATCACACTAACTCAAGTGCTTGTTTAAACGTGTCACTAAGGAAATCAACCGTACCTGCTTCTGAGctgtcattttctttttcacatTACGCTGAGGCTCGTACGTGCACATATTTAGCTATATAAGTGCATGCACGTACACCTACCTCTATGAACATCTTTAAGAGACTAGCCCGTTAGATTTTGAGATAGATGGGTGAAGTCATAATTGCCTTCACTAGTACATAATACATCATCCATATACCTATATATGCCTGTCCAATATGCACTAGTGTATTAGTATCGAGGAGAACCGCACCGACCCATTAACATGTATTAGCACATGTTGGGGTGATGACGGATATGGGACTAATAAGGACTAGCCCGCATGCTAACTATTGGTGTCATCTTTCAAAATAACTCGGCACTAATAATGTCTCTACGACCACCTCCATTTctattttcttcctcctctgtcggcaccaccatcaccacctccctcctccttaTGCCCGTTCGCATCGACGATTGATAGGAAGTAATAGTGAACTTAACCGTTGCTGCATCAGGCTTTAGAGACGCTGGTTTAGGCCGGGCAGCTTCGGGCTGCCGGAAGGTGAAAGACCCTACGTCCTTCTTTTCTGTGCTCTTTGTATTTCCACTTTCTTCACTTTTTTAAGGCTCCAATAGAGTCTATTCTACTGGCGATGGGCttctccccttttatagtgatgaTAGCGTTTGTACAAGCAATGGAAATAAATAAACTATAAATGATTGTGTTAACATAAAAAAGTgtatattgattgattgttgtcaTCCACATAATATAATAAATAAGTAGGAGAATCTTAATAACTATTGATacaagtcaaacttctctataACGAACCTTACATTTTGGAACTGAGGAAGTACTTTGTAGCACATCTGATACGAGAATTAATGTGAACAGTCTAATATATAACTTTTTTATGTAAATATAGTTGAATACACAAAAGTgtatattgattgattgttatCATCCacataataaaataaataagtAGGAGAATTTTAATGACTATTAACGTGAACAGTCTAATATATAAGTATTAATTAGTAATATATAGTAAGACGGTGTCCCATATCTCCATGGTTCTGTCCTATGGAAGAATTGACGGCCTCAGTAACCCTCCCTCGTCAGCGTAGGCTAATCTGGGCAAACACCTAGCGTCGCTGCTACTTCTGAAGTCGCCTCTCTATCTACTTCCACGCCAGCACAAACTTTGGGTGGATACATGGGTTTATTCATTGCACTAAACATTATAGTTCATTAGTAAACTTTGGATGTATACGTGACTTGTTGGCGGTCATCAGAAATATCACTATTATTTGAGTTAGGATTTTGCCTCTTCTCACTGCGGTACCGCCTCTGTAGTCTACCCTATGTCGAGCAATGTGCGCTGATGAATGGGTTAGCAGCTCTCCACAACCGTTCACCTTTGCGAGAGAGATTTCAGTATTTGGGTCTCAATTCGCAGACCTTTTAGAATTTAACATCCAATTCGTATGCCTTTCAAAATTTGACGTTGGGCTTGCGAATTGTTTCAGTTTAGGTGTTTCTCTCCCATTTtcttcattttccttcttttgaTCTTTTCTCTATTCTGTTTAATTTCCAGCCCATGCAAAAAGTTGATAATGCCCCTATCTTATCCTTagatgcttcttctcctccactgTGCCGCCCCGGCAAAGGTCCAGTGGGCTGCTGTGGCCGGCTGGTCGCGCACGAGAGATGGACTGCTTCGCCCGCACTGCGAGCCCTCGACAGCGGAGCAGCCCAGCGGTGCGTGTATGTTGGCCTAGGAAAATCCAAAGCCCCTCCGCTGCCCGCTGCTCCTTTCTTCACCGAGCTAGCACCAAAAGCCAAGCTCAACTCCCATTAATACTTTTCCCTGCTCCATCCATCCTCACGCAATTAGCAAAGCAGCAACCAAAAGCAGGGAAGCAGCTGCACTTCAAGCACTGCATCCTCACGCGAGCATACAGGCAAGCGGCCAACTCCGGCCCACGCGCGACACAGCAGTGAGCAGGGGAAGGGCATGCGCCGGTGCTAGCGGGTGGGATGGTAGGCGTCCGGAGGGAGCACCTTTGCCCTGCAGCGATGCCTAGCGGTAGGCTCCAGGCAATGCAAGTCACTTCTCTGCCGGCATAGCAGAACGGTTTTTGCGGGCGGAGCGGCCgagcttggttgcttccgtTCTTCAAGCCGACGTCATGATTTTGGGTGAGGCGCGGACAACCTTGATCAGCTCCATCTGTCCCAGCGAGTCTTGAGCAGCGGCGAGTctcggcaccggcggcggtgacgcTATTCTTCACGCGAAAGAAAGAGATGCACGACCGGACGCTCGATCCATTGTGGTGAAAGATATTAGGTGGCAAAGCTGTcttggaaaaaggaaaaggaaaagaaaaatgaagaaaatgggAGAGAATTTTGGAAGGCACGCGAATTGGGTATTAAATTCTGAAAGGCTTGCAAACTTTACAACATATACTGGGATAGGACGAATAAGGTTTTTGAGAGACGCTCCGCACAGCACATCACCACGATTCGTCTTCCCTCTACGTCGACCGTTGCATCATTCTGTATCTCTACCGCTGGCTATTGCGACTACTCTTCAGCAACATCAACACATATGC is a genomic window containing:
- the LOC117840184 gene encoding UDP-glycosyltransferase 73C5, coding for MTSQEQPATLGRGDAGSTKAAAHFVFVPLNEQGHLIPAVDTALLLATHGALCTIVAPPSTAARVRHTVDAARHSGLPVRLVEFPLDYAAAGLPEGADHADRIEPRYMMSYYRAVALLRAPIERYLRARAPYPTCVVSDFFNPWTTELAAGLGVPRLSFFCMCAFSILCQHNLERFHAFAGVEDSNEPVVVPGLETRRVVVTRAQAPGFLRGIPIPEWEVLADYIERARAEADGVIFNTFLELEPEYAAGYAAARGMKVWTVGPVSLYHQQAGAAATLASRGKGNNDTPAVDAAGCLRWLDGRDPGSVLYVCFGSIAQPEPKQVVELGLGLEASGHPFVWVVRNAGGYDEAVRGFLDELEARVAGRGLIVRGWAPQLAILSHAAAGGFVTHCGWNSMLEAIVAGLPVVTWPHFADQFLNEKMAVEVLGIGVSVGVKEPLTYQAVKKEIVVGRDVVEAAVRSVMGGGEEAERRRRRVRALAAKARAAVQEGGSSHANLLDLVKRFEPRDN